From Natator depressus isolate rNatDep1 chromosome 7, rNatDep2.hap1, whole genome shotgun sequence, the proteins below share one genomic window:
- the LOC141991600 gene encoding endogenous retrovirus group K member 5 Gag polyprotein-like: MVHAARTRSDITAEELADLVSVCPVTWQDDGQGNQVANWVSLPYSVIREVKKAIREFGLTSTYVRGLIEGLGSGYTLIPEDWKALLRMMLTPSQYVIWLSEYRQMAERQAQVYREQGIIYEQLAGEGQFATVQLQSQLPQAVFPIISTCAQHAFRKVPDSGRSTKSFASIRQGASESFMDFTNRLQEAILRQVDNPAAAQEILLKMAVENANEDCRRALQAAQASGILELSDMLRACQNIGTQAHKAGVMAAALQKTGKEGKRCYRCGKEGHFQRECRSSTAPARPSKKCPKCRKGYHWANQCRSRSGNRTTGPPPEPRAKRGCFPLRQLFLCLTIHRFHEGGDCRKCRA; encoded by the coding sequence atggttcacgcagcgaggactcgctcagatattacagcagaggagctggctgatctggtctcagtttgtccggtgacctggcaggatgatggccagggcaaccaggttgcaaactgggtcagtttgccttactcggtgatcagagaggtaaagaaagcgattcgcgagtttggcctgactagcacgtatgtgcgtggtctcattgaagggctaggtagtgggtacaccctgatccctgaagattggaaggcgctgttgcgcatgatgctgacacccagtcagtatgttatttggcttagtgagtatcggcagatggcggaacgccaagcccaggtatatagagagcaaggtatcatttatgagcagttggcaggggagggccagtttgctactgttcagctgcagtctcaactccctcaggccgttttccccattatttccacctgcgcccagcatgctttccggaaggtcccggattcgggcaggtctactaaaagctttgccagtatccgtcagggtgcatcagagtcctttatggattttaccaacagattgcaggaggctatcctccgacaggtggataaccctgcggcagctcaggagatcctgttaaaaatggcggttgaaaatgcgaacgaggattgccgccgtgctctccaggctgcacaagcctctggaattctagagctgtcggacatgctgcgggcgtgccaaaacatcggcacacaagcacATAAAGCCGGGGTTATGGCCGCCGCCCTGCaaaaaaccgggaaggaggggaagcgttgttaccgctgtggtaaggagggtcactttcagcgggagtgccgctcatcgacggcgcccgcccgcccctcaaagaagtgccccaagtgtcggaagggctatcactgggctaatcagtgtcgtagcaggtcgggaaaccgcacgacgggtcccccccccgaacccagggccaaacgggggtgtttcccactcagacaactgttcctctgccttacaatccatagattccatgagggcggcgactgccggaagtgcagggcttga